TGCGCCTTTACTGGAAAACATTTTTTTACTTTTTTACATCGGTACAATGAGTTTGTTGGTTTCTTCATTCCAGGTAACCACAAGATACCAGATAATCATGGCACCTCCTATCAGAAGAAGAGTAGGTCCATACCCCAGGGCGTCGGGAAGATATACAGCTGAACCCAGAGCACCATCCGCCTCAAAATCGTTATCCCTGAACCAGGCTGTCATAACCGAAGAAACTATACCGAAAAACGGAACAACCATTATAAGTTTTACCTGGCCTTCTCCCACACGCCAAAGTGTACCTGATCCACAACCTCCTGCAAACATGGCCCCGAGACCAAAGAGAAAACCTCCAGCAACTCCACCCCAACCAAAAGTACCGCGAATATAATTCAAGGGAGCAAGAACTGCTTCACCTTCAGCCCTCATGGGAACCGCATATTTCAAAACTGCAGCCCCAATAGCTACTATGACAATAGACAACATCACAGATTTAGCCATGGTGCAGTCACCGGTCATATGGGGTTCACGAAAACCCTGAACCATACACCAGCGTCCACGCTGCATGGCATAACCGAGACCTGCTGCAATAAGCAGTATTCCTGAAAGAGAAGCTATATAATCACTATCTTCATTAGCGGAGTATGTATAGGCACCCCATATTAAAGCAATAATTGCAGCTACTCCCATTAGATAAACAACAACCGACGGAAAAGTGATCGTTTTTGATCCTCCTTCTCCCCAGGATATATACTCCATTTCAAGATAAAGCAGTTTCAATCCCAAAACCACACCAAGAACAAGTCCTAACCACATTGCAAAACCATTGGCTCCAAGATTACCGATGGCATTATAAAAACCACCTACATTGCAGCCACCAGCAAGCGTAGCGCCGATACCCATAAGTATACCTGCAATAACAGCTTTTACCATTTCCCTGTAAGGAGGAATACGCAGGGCAAAATCTTTTCCAAGACACGCGGAAATAAAAGCTCCGGCAACAAATCCTATACCTATTACTGAACCGGAATTCACAAAAATAGAACGCGGAGCCTCATCATAAAATTCAAATATTCCGGAATCAGAACCAAAGAGAGTGGCTCCCCCATACATAATCCAGTCACCCCAGCTTCTTATGGCTCCCACAGCACCCCAGGGTCTCCACCATGCCATTATCATTACTGAGAAAAAGGCAACTATCACACCTGTAATATAAGGGTTCCACTCCTTCTCACAAAAAATGCTGTACAACTCTTTGCTTTTGTTTTTAAAAACGGATTCTTCACTCATAGATACTCTCCCTGTTAAAATAGACAAAAAGTAACTTCAGCAAATTATATTTGTAAATTTCATACACACCCAAAAAAAATTTGTCAATATAAACAGCTTGAAAACAGAATATATACCACTTTGTGGTGTTTATTTTTTAATAAAAATATTAATGAGTTATATAACATATTTTTTCAAACCTTGACAGATGGCAGAAGCTAAAGTATAGGTCAAAAATGAATATCTATTCAGGTAAGGAAAGAATTATCCTTATTTTTTTCTTATCGATTTTTTACAAACTCATTACATTTCGGGAGAACAGATTATGAGTGACTTTAAAGTAGTTGCCGATGGTGTGGAAGCAACAAAAGTACTGGATGCTAAAGGACTCAGTTGTCCAATGCCGCTTCTCAGGACAAAGAAAGAAATTGGTAAATTAAACTCAGGTGACATTCTTCAGGTCGATGGAACCGATCCAGGTTCAAGAAATGATCTTCCCGGCTGGTGCGAAAGAACAGGACATGAATATCTGGGTGAAAAGGAAGAATCCGGATATATAAGCTTTTTTATAAAAAAAGGATGACAGATTAATACCTGTCTCTCTTCCGTGCACTTCCTGCAGAGACTACTCTAATTAATTGATATTATATTTTTTATTAACTGTTAAGTATCTTTTCTATTTTTAAAGATACTTAACAGTTCGCTTTTCTCTAATATTCTATATCAGAGTTTATTTTTATGTTTTTTACTGGATAAACCAGCATATATGATCCCAATAGCTCAGAGTTATTTATACCTTTGAGCACAGTAAACAAATGAAAGTCCTACTGCGACAGAACGACATTCAGTGGTGGGATTTTCTGATAAAAAGCCACCAATCTTCTTAAAGGAGGATAATATGGCAAAAAGTTTAGGTATTTTCGTTACCACAACCGACAGCCTTAATCACGTTATTGGTATTGTTAAAGCAGCAAAAGCAAAAGGTTCCAATGTCAAAGTCTTTTTTACCTGGAAAGCAACAACACTTTCAAAGGATCCTGCTTTTCCAGGACTTTGTGAATTAGCAGACGATGTCTCCATATGTGTTGACAGTTATAAAAAACAGGGTTTTGACGTTGATGATATCCCTGAAGGATTAACTGCCAAAAAAATGGCAACTCAGGCTCAACATGGTATTATTATTGAAGATTTTGACTGTTACCTCAGCCTGTAAAGGAGATATCAAATGGAATACAAAAAAGTATGTTTTATGTACAGACATGAAGATTATGCCATTGACGGTATACGATCTGCGTTGGGTTTAGCCGTCGAAAACATGTATTCATATGGTGTTGTACTGGATAAGGAACTCCCTGAACTGGATGAATTGACTCAGGAAAGTATCGAAATGTTAAGGGATATGGAAGGTGATGTTTTATCTACAGTTCAGGCAAATATAGATAAGAACAATTTTACCCCCATTACACTGGAAGAGCTCGGAGAAAAACTTCGTGAAATGACCCATATCATTCCTTATGGTCCAAAATAACAGACATCCAGGAGTTTTTTATGAAAATATTGAATGTATACAGGTCTGAACCTGATGAAACTGTACAGAAACTGGTTGAAATAGTTGGGCGTGACCGGGAAACAGACAGTTTTGATCTTACTGTTGAAAGCCCTGATTACGAGACACTGGTAGATAAAATATTTGCTGCTGACCAGACCATTTGCTGGTGGTAGAAGTTTTTTTCTTAACCAGTATATCCACAGTAAAATGCAGGAACCGAATAGATTATTTTCTGTTCAGTTCCTGCACGATACAATCATGAACCAGGGGTCTGTATTTTTTTATTTCCCCGTTGTCGTTTGAACAATGGACCCTATTGGTTAACAAAACAACTATTATTTCCCTTTCCAGATCCATCCAGAATGAAGTACCTGTAAAACCCAGGTGTCCTCTGCTTTCCCGACTGAACAGTTTTCCACAACTTGAATTACTCTCTGCAGGTATATCAAAACCACAGGACCAACTGGAATTTTTTTCTTTTTTCAGGAACTGTTTCAATACGGCAGCATCAGGCAGACTGCTTTTTCCTCTATTTTTGTACTGGTCCATTACAGTTTCACAAAGTTGCAGAACAGACGAAGCTGTTCCAAACAGCCCTGCATGTCCACAGACACCTCCCAGGGCCCTGCAGTTTTCGTCATGGACAGTGCCACATTTAAATGCTTCATCACTGGAAAAGTGGGTAAAGGCACATGTGAATGGTGAAAGATGTTCATCTCCTGAAAAAAGAAATCTATTCTTTATTTTTTGTCTTCCAATGACGTTTTTTCTCCAAAAATCATCAAGAGACACAGCTGTTTTCTCTTCAATAAGTATCCCCAGTAAAATATACCCCAAATCACTGTATTCATTCCTGCTTCCGGGTAAATATTGCAGTTTCTCATTAATAATCCAGTTTTTTACAGTCTCCTTTCTCTGCTCGGGAGTTATGTGAACCAGTTTTTTGAAAAATTCTCTGTGGGGTGGTAAACCCGAAGAATGGCAGAGAAGGTCTCTTATGGTAATGGAAGACTTATCAGCGGGTATATTCTTCCAATTGGAACAGGATGCAAGAGAATCGTTCAGACATAAAACATTTTCGTCCACCAGAGCGGCAATTGAAAGTGCTGTAACCAGAGGTTTAGTCAGTGAAGCCAGGTCAAAATATGTATACCTGTTAACTCTTCCATATGACCTCGTCAGTTCCGTATAACCATAATGCAGTTCTTCTCTGGAAAAACCGTTGGACTTCCTGACCGAAACTGCAATGGAACATCCTGAAAAAACAGATTTTTTTATTGCTTTCTTGATAATTTCATCAAGAACTGTCCTTAATCTGCTTTCATCTGTTTTTTCCTTTTTCATCATTTGATTATTATATTGAATTTTTCACCTATTTCCACTAGATTATAGCCAAAATCGAAAGATTAATATATCTTTGTTTTTTCGACAAATTTATTCATTTTTCAAATGGAGTTATTTCTCTGAAACGAAGTTATCAACACCCTGTTAACAGCTCTTTTTAAAAAGATTATGGATAACAGGTTCACAAAACTGTTAATAATCCTTTTTTCACATGTATCACAAATTATCAAATAATCTTTTGTTTATAATTTTATTAATAATATCAATAGGTTAATTATATTATTAACATTTCAGCACCCTTAATAATAATAAATTTAAATAATATTATAAGGAGTCGTAGAAAGGAGTCCTTTTATGGCACTACACTGCAATATAGCTAAAAATGACTTTCAGGAAGGTTTGAACAGTCTGCAAAACCTGACAAACAAGAAAGGAACGATGGCTGTTCTTTCAAATGTTCTCATTGAATCAGCACCTGGCGGTCTTATCCTCACGGGAACAGATCTGGAAGTAGGTTTACGTCTTTTTGTTCCAGCAGAAGTTAAAGAAGAAGGTTCAATAACCCTGCCTTCAAAAAAAATATATGAAATTGTCAGGGAATCAGGATCAGAAACTCTTTCTATTGAAGAAACTGATAACAGTTGGGTTGTTATCCGAACAGGATTAAGTACCTATAATCTGGCAGGCCTTGCAAGTGATGAATTTCCTGAATTTCCACAATATTCGGAAGACTCCTTTCTTTCCTTTGAAAGTCATATTTTTCTCGAACTTATTGAAAAAATTATATATTCGATAGCAAATGAACAGGAGAACATATATTCCCTGACATCAGTTCTTTTTGAAAAAGAAAAGAGAGACGATAAATATTATTTAAAAATGATATCCTCCGATGGTCACAGATTGTCGATTATGGAAAAAGATGTGGCAACGGATCTGGATGGTATGAATTTGAACGAGGTGACTCTTATACCCAAAAAAGGTATTCAGGAATGGAAAAAATTCTGTGAAGGCAGAGATAATATAGAAGTTTCATTTGAAGAAAAACAGCTTGTTCTTAGGGATGGTGATGCCGTGATGGTTATTCGTCTCAAACAGGGGGAATTTCCGCAGTATTCGGCCATTGTTGAAGCTGTTCAGCTGGAAAACTGCTTGAGAATAAACAGAATACCATTTCTGGAGTCCCTCAAGAGAATCAATCTTTTTACTGAAGATATTTTTAACACGATTCAGTTGAAAATCGAAAACAGTGAAATGATTCTTTCCTCCCAGAATGCGGATCTCGGGAATGCTGAAGATAAGCAGGCTATATCATACTCCGGTGAACCTCTGGTTCTCGGATTTAACTGCAGGTACTTCATTGAAGCCCTTCAAGTCATGGAATGTGAAACTGTGGAAGCATATATTAATTCAAATAACAGTCCATGTCTTATGAAATCTGAAGAAGATATTGGTTTTATAAGTATAATTATGCCCATGCAGCTCTAGGGCTGATCACATAATGCATTATCATCCCTTTTTTCTGATTGAGCTGATCACAGGAAATTCAAAATTGTTTTTTTACAATCTGAAATATGCAAAAAATTGCTGAAAATCCTGTACATGCATTGATTATTTTTTGTGACAATGACACAGGTATGGTTCATCTGGGCAAAAAATAATGATTTACAAAAAAAGCCACAAAAAATGAAAGGTAAAAGCGTGACAACTGAAAATAACAACTACGGTGCAGAGCAGATAAAGGTTCTTGATGGTCTTGAAGCTGTTCGTAAGCGACCATCAATGTATATAGGAAATACGGCCTCAGAGGGGCTGCATCATCTTATATGGGAAATTGTAGACAACAGTATTGATGAAGCTCTGGCAGGTTACTGTACCCGTATTAAAATAGTTATACATGAAGATAATTCTGTTTCTGTGGAGGATGATGGTCGCGGTATACCTGTGGAAAAACATCCAACTGAAAACATGACGGCATTGGAACTGGTCATGACTACACTCCATGCTGGCGGAAAATTTGATCACTCCAGTTATAAAGTTTCCGGTGGATTGCACGGAGTCGGTGTGTCCGTGGTAAATGCTCTTTCCTGTGAAGCGACTGCAGAAATTAAAAGAAACGGTCATATATACAGACAGTCTTACAAGTATGGTGAAAAGACAGGTGAACTGGAAATAGTAGGTAAAAGCGATAAAACCGGTTCAAAAATAACCTTTAAGGCCGATCCTCAGATATTTAAGGAATCCGTTGTTTACAGTTATGAACTTGTAAAAAACAGGGTAAGGGAACTGGCTTTTCTGAATAAAGGTCTGAAAATTTATTTGAAGGATGAAAGGAGCGGAGAAGAGGATAAATTCCATGCCTCCGGAGGTATTGTATCCTATGTTGAGTACCTCAATCGCAAGAGAACTCCGGTTTTTCCGGAACCTATTTATATATCAGGAGCCAGGGATAATGTTGAAGTTGAAATAGCTCTCCAGCATTTTGATGGTTACTCCGAGAGACTTTTCTCTTTTGTAAATAATATAAATACCCGCGAAGGTGGCAGTCATGTTGCCGGTTTCAGATCGTCACTGACTAAATGCATAAACAGGTATGCAAATGATGATATGATCCCGAAGAACATGCGGGAGAAAATGGGTGGGGATGATGTCAGGGAAGGTTTAACCACAGTTATTTCCGTCCGTGTCCCTAACCCTCAGTTCGAAGGTCAGACAAAAACAAAGCTCGGTAATTCTGAAGTAAAATCAATTGTCGAATCCATCTGTACAGAAAAGTTAACCCTGTTTCTTGAACAGAATCCTGCTGTTGCCAAAAAAATTCTAGCCAAGGTTGTTGATGCTGCAAGAGCTCGTGAAGCCGCCAAAAGAGCACGGGATCTTTCAAGAAAAAAAGGAAGTACCAGTCTTCTTATGGCCGGTAAACTTGCTGAATGCCAGGAAAAGGATCCGGCTAAAAGAGAGATTTTCATTGTTGAGGGTGATTCTGCCGGAGGTTCGGCTAAACAGGGTCGAGATCGTTCAAATCAGGCCATTCTACCGCTCAGAGGTAAAATACTGAATGTTGAAAAAGCTCGATTTGATAAAATTTTAAACAGTGAAGAGATAAAGCAGCTTATCGGAGCACTGGGCTGTGGCATAGGAAAAGATGAATTTGATTTGGAAAAACTCCGTTATCACAAGATAATTATTATGACGGATGCCGATGTTGATGGTGCTCATATCCGGACATTGCTTCTTACTTTTCTTTACAGACAAATGTTTCCACTTGTCAACGAAGGATATGTTTATATAGGTCAACCTCCACTTTACAGGTTAGGAAAAGGGAAGAAGGAAAAATATTTTCTCAATGAAGCTGAATTGAATACACATCTTTTTACTGTTGCCAGTCAAAAGATGAAAATATTTTTACAAAATGACGAAGAAACTGTGATTGAAGGAAAAGAATTCGTTGAAATAATGGAAAAACTTTCTATCTACCAACGAATTATAAGCTTCATGGAAAGGATGAATATTTGGGAAGATATGGTCTATTTTCTTCTTGAAAACGGTATAAAAACAGCTGATCAGTTTACTGATGAATCTTTTCTTGAAGATCTTGTGAAGAAGCTGCCTGAAGAAGAACTTGTAATAGGTAATATACGTTCATGCAGATGGCGTCCGGATTGTTACGAAGTTGATGTTGCTGTGAGAGGTAAAATTCAGATAATGTTGACCCTGGGACCCCAGATACCGCTTATAAACGAATATAGAACCGCACTCAGTATTTACGAAAAAATAAGGAATTATCTGAAATGCAGTTTCAAAATACTATCTGTTAATAAAAGCGGTCAGGAAAAAGAGATTCAAATTGATAACTGGTCAGATCTACTTACGGCAGTAAGGGAAGAATCTTTCAAGGGAAGTCACCTGCAGAGATATAAGGGACTTGGTGAAATGAATCCTGAACAGTTATGGGATACTACAATGAATCCCCAGAATAGAATTCTCATGCAGGTTACCATTGAAGATGCAGAACAGGCTGACGATATTTTTACAACACTAATGGGTGATAAAGTCGAGCCAAGAAGGGAATTTATTCAGAATCATGCCCTCGAAGTGACAGATCTTGATGTTTAAGTGATAAAAATACAAAGAAAATAACTTATGAGTATTGATAAAGAAGTAATTGAAGAACAGTTTCCCACTATTTCCATTGAAAAGGAACTGCAGAAATCGTATCTCGATTATGCAATGAGTGTTATCGTGGGCCGTGCCCTTCCGGATGTCCGTGACGGATTGAAACCTGTTCATCGCAGGGTGCTTTTTGCAATGCGTGAACTTGGTGTCTTCCATAACCGGCCCTATGTCAAATCTGCCAGAATTGTTGGTGATGTAATAGGTAAATATCATCCCCATGGTGATACAGCTGCTTACGATACCATTGTAAGAATGGCCCAGGATTTCGCCATGCGTTATCCTCTGGTGGATGGTCAGGGTAATTTTGGTTCTCTTGATGGTGATTCTCCTGCTGCGATGAGATATACCGAAGCCAGAATGACCAGAATTGACAGAGAAATAGTAAATGATCTTGAAAAAGATACTGTCGAATGGATTCCCAATTACGATAATTCCCTGAATGAACCCTCTGTAATGCCGACAAAAATACCGAATCTTCTTGTAAATGGTTCATCTGGTATTGCAGTTGGTATGGCAACAAATATTCCTCCACACAATCTAACAGAAGTTATTGACGGACTTATTGCACTGATAGAAAATCCTAACCTGACAGTGCATGAACTCATGGGGATAGTGACAGGACCGGATTTTCCAACGGGAGGTTTGATCTGTGGTAGAGCCGGGATAAGAGAAGCCTATGAGACTGGAAAGGGTGTTGTCATTATGAGAGCACTCAACCATGTGGAAAAAATAAAAGATGGAAAAAGAGAAGCCATCGTTATTACCGAAATACCCTATCAGTTAAATAAAGCAAGCCTTGTGGAGAAAATTGCTGAACTGGTCAAAGATAAGAAGATTGATTCAATATCTGAAGTTCGAGATGAATCGGATAGACACGGATTGCGGATAGTTATCGAACTGAAAAAGGATGAAATTGCAGAAATTGTGGTCAATCAACTCTATAAATTGACGCAGATGCAGAAATCCTTTGGTATCATATTTCTGGCTATTGTTAATAATAAGCCTGAAATTCTGAATTTAAAACAAATCCTGGAGCATTTCATACTCCATAGAAAAATAGTTGTTTATCGTAGAACAAATTTTGAACTGAAAAAGGCGGAAGAAAAAGCCCATCTTCTTGAAGGATTGAATATAGCAATTAATAATCTTGATGATGTGGTGGCCTTGATAAAAGCAGCTCAAAACCCCGCTGTTGCAAAGAAAAATCTCATTGAACGTTTCAGTTTAAGTGAAATTCAGGCCCAGACCATTCTCGATATGCGTCTGCAGAGGTTAACCGGTCTTGAGAGAGAAAAAATTGCCTCGGAATATAAGGCTATTCTTTTAGAAATAGACAGGCTGAAAAATATTCTCGAACATGAATCGTTGATAATGGGGATAATAAGTGGAGAATTTCAGGAGATAAAGGAAAAATTCGGTGATGATAGACGTACGGAAATTATCGATGCTACGGATGAAATTCTGCCTGAAGATCTTATTGCTCCTGAAGAAATGGCTATTACTGTTACTCATTCCGGCTATATAAAGAGAAATCCGGTCAGCCTTTACAGATCCCAACATAGGGGTGGTAAAGGTGTTAAAGGTGTTAAGAATATTGAAGAGGATTTTGTTTCCAATCTCTATGTAGCTTCCACTCTCGACACTTTTCTCTTTTTCACCAATCACGGCAAAGTATTCTGGCGAAAAGTTTACCAGTTACCGTTGGCAGGGAGAACTGCCCGTGGAAAAGCAATAATCAATTTACTGAATCTTGCTGAAGATGAAAAAATTGCCGCTATTCTTCCCATTGACAGTTTTGAGAACGAAACGGAAAATAAAACCATTTTAATGGTGACAAAATTCGGTAGAGCCAAGAAAACGAGTCTGCAGGAATTTAAAAAGCCACTGAAAAAAGGTAAAAGGGCACTGACAATCAATGAAGGTGATGAAATAATAGCAGCTCATGTTCTTAATGGGAATGACACTATACTTCTTATTACCAGGGATGGTATGTGTATTCATTTCCGGGAAACGGATATAAGGACAATGGGAAGAGGTGCAGCCGGTGTTCGTGGTATCCGTCTCGCTGAAAATGATGAAGTTG
The DNA window shown above is from Desulfomarina profundi and carries:
- a CDS encoding YeeE/YedE thiosulfate transporter family protein is translated as MSEESVFKNKSKELYSIFCEKEWNPYITGVIVAFFSVMIMAWWRPWGAVGAIRSWGDWIMYGGATLFGSDSGIFEFYDEAPRSIFVNSGSVIGIGFVAGAFISACLGKDFALRIPPYREMVKAVIAGILMGIGATLAGGCNVGGFYNAIGNLGANGFAMWLGLVLGVVLGLKLLYLEMEYISWGEGGSKTITFPSVVVYLMGVAAIIALIWGAYTYSANEDSDYIASLSGILLIAAGLGYAMQRGRWCMVQGFREPHMTGDCTMAKSVMLSIVIVAIGAAVLKYAVPMRAEGEAVLAPLNYIRGTFGWGGVAGGFLFGLGAMFAGGCGSGTLWRVGEGQVKLIMVVPFFGIVSSVMTAWFRDNDFEADGALGSAVYLPDALGYGPTLLLIGGAMIIWYLVVTWNEETNKLIVPM
- a CDS encoding sulfurtransferase TusA family protein; the protein is MSDFKVVADGVEATKVLDAKGLSCPMPLLRTKKEIGKLNSGDILQVDGTDPGSRNDLPGWCERTGHEYLGEKEESGYISFFIKKG
- a CDS encoding peroxiredoxin; amino-acid sequence: MGFSDKKPPIFLKEDNMAKSLGIFVTTTDSLNHVIGIVKAAKAKGSNVKVFFTWKATTLSKDPAFPGLCELADDVSICVDSYKKQGFDVDDIPEGLTAKKMATQAQHGIIIEDFDCYLSL
- a CDS encoding serine hydrolase domain-containing protein — protein: MMKKEKTDESRLRTVLDEIIKKAIKKSVFSGCSIAVSVRKSNGFSREELHYGYTELTRSYGRVNRYTYFDLASLTKPLVTALSIAALVDENVLCLNDSLASCSNWKNIPADKSSITIRDLLCHSSGLPPHREFFKKLVHITPEQRKETVKNWIINEKLQYLPGSRNEYSDLGYILLGILIEEKTAVSLDDFWRKNVIGRQKIKNRFLFSGDEHLSPFTCAFTHFSSDEAFKCGTVHDENCRALGGVCGHAGLFGTASSVLQLCETVMDQYKNRGKSSLPDAAVLKQFLKKEKNSSWSCGFDIPAESNSSCGKLFSRESRGHLGFTGTSFWMDLEREIIVVLLTNRVHCSNDNGEIKKYRPLVHDCIVQELNRK
- the dnaN gene encoding DNA polymerase III subunit beta — translated: MALHCNIAKNDFQEGLNSLQNLTNKKGTMAVLSNVLIESAPGGLILTGTDLEVGLRLFVPAEVKEEGSITLPSKKIYEIVRESGSETLSIEETDNSWVVIRTGLSTYNLAGLASDEFPEFPQYSEDSFLSFESHIFLELIEKIIYSIANEQENIYSLTSVLFEKEKRDDKYYLKMISSDGHRLSIMEKDVATDLDGMNLNEVTLIPKKGIQEWKKFCEGRDNIEVSFEEKQLVLRDGDAVMVIRLKQGEFPQYSAIVEAVQLENCLRINRIPFLESLKRINLFTEDIFNTIQLKIENSEMILSSQNADLGNAEDKQAISYSGEPLVLGFNCRYFIEALQVMECETVEAYINSNNSPCLMKSEEDIGFISIIMPMQL
- the gyrB gene encoding DNA topoisomerase (ATP-hydrolyzing) subunit B; the encoded protein is MKGKSVTTENNNYGAEQIKVLDGLEAVRKRPSMYIGNTASEGLHHLIWEIVDNSIDEALAGYCTRIKIVIHEDNSVSVEDDGRGIPVEKHPTENMTALELVMTTLHAGGKFDHSSYKVSGGLHGVGVSVVNALSCEATAEIKRNGHIYRQSYKYGEKTGELEIVGKSDKTGSKITFKADPQIFKESVVYSYELVKNRVRELAFLNKGLKIYLKDERSGEEDKFHASGGIVSYVEYLNRKRTPVFPEPIYISGARDNVEVEIALQHFDGYSERLFSFVNNINTREGGSHVAGFRSSLTKCINRYANDDMIPKNMREKMGGDDVREGLTTVISVRVPNPQFEGQTKTKLGNSEVKSIVESICTEKLTLFLEQNPAVAKKILAKVVDAARAREAAKRARDLSRKKGSTSLLMAGKLAECQEKDPAKREIFIVEGDSAGGSAKQGRDRSNQAILPLRGKILNVEKARFDKILNSEEIKQLIGALGCGIGKDEFDLEKLRYHKIIIMTDADVDGAHIRTLLLTFLYRQMFPLVNEGYVYIGQPPLYRLGKGKKEKYFLNEAELNTHLFTVASQKMKIFLQNDEETVIEGKEFVEIMEKLSIYQRIISFMERMNIWEDMVYFLLENGIKTADQFTDESFLEDLVKKLPEEELVIGNIRSCRWRPDCYEVDVAVRGKIQIMLTLGPQIPLINEYRTALSIYEKIRNYLKCSFKILSVNKSGQEKEIQIDNWSDLLTAVREESFKGSHLQRYKGLGEMNPEQLWDTTMNPQNRILMQVTIEDAEQADDIFTTLMGDKVEPRREFIQNHALEVTDLDV
- the gyrA gene encoding DNA gyrase subunit A, which codes for MSIDKEVIEEQFPTISIEKELQKSYLDYAMSVIVGRALPDVRDGLKPVHRRVLFAMRELGVFHNRPYVKSARIVGDVIGKYHPHGDTAAYDTIVRMAQDFAMRYPLVDGQGNFGSLDGDSPAAMRYTEARMTRIDREIVNDLEKDTVEWIPNYDNSLNEPSVMPTKIPNLLVNGSSGIAVGMATNIPPHNLTEVIDGLIALIENPNLTVHELMGIVTGPDFPTGGLICGRAGIREAYETGKGVVIMRALNHVEKIKDGKREAIVITEIPYQLNKASLVEKIAELVKDKKIDSISEVRDESDRHGLRIVIELKKDEIAEIVVNQLYKLTQMQKSFGIIFLAIVNNKPEILNLKQILEHFILHRKIVVYRRTNFELKKAEEKAHLLEGLNIAINNLDDVVALIKAAQNPAVAKKNLIERFSLSEIQAQTILDMRLQRLTGLEREKIASEYKAILLEIDRLKNILEHESLIMGIISGEFQEIKEKFGDDRRTEIIDATDEILPEDLIAPEEMAITVTHSGYIKRNPVSLYRSQHRGGKGVKGVKNIEEDFVSNLYVASTLDTFLFFTNHGKVFWRKVYQLPLAGRTARGKAIINLLNLAEDEKIAAILPIDSFENETENKTILMVTKFGRAKKTSLQEFKKPLKKGKRALTINEGDEIIAAHVLNGNDTILLITRDGMCIHFRETDIRTMGRGAAGVRGIRLAENDEVVSAIVISNNNSILTVTENGFGKRSPIEEYRIQKRGGKGIRGIKKSVRNGSVIDAQQVDDSDEIIIISDHGKMIRMDLSKVRVIGRTTKGVKLINIDEKEKVVGMDSMARDNKDSDIEETDDNQV